A region of the Halococcus agarilyticus genome:
CGTCGAGAACCTCTCGGTGCCCGAACGGACCACCATCACCAACATGGGAACCGAGCTCGGGGCCACGACCTCGATCTTCCCGACCGACGACCACACCCAGGAGTTCCTCGACCGGCTCGGCCGTGGCGACGAGCACGTCGAGATCGGACCGGACGAGGATGCGGAGTACGACGACGTGATCGAGGTCGATCTCGGTGATCTCGAACCGCTCATCGCCACGCCGTCGATGCCCGACAACGTCGTTCCCGTGCGCGAGGTCGCCGGCGAGGACGTCGAGCAGGTCATCATCGGCTCGTGCACCAACGGGGCCTACGAGGACATCCTCCCCGGCGCGAAGATGCTCGAAGGCCGCGAGGTCGACAAGCGCACCGAGATGATCGTCGCGCCCGGCTCGAAGCAGGCCTCCGAACTGCTCGCGCGCGAGGGCTGGACCGCCGAAATGATGGCCGCCGGCGTCAACTTCTCCGAGGCGACCTGTGGCGCGTGCATCGGCATCGGTCACGTGCCCGCCTCCGACTCGGTCTCGCTCCGAACGTTCAACCGCAACTTCGAGGGCCGGTCGGGTATCGAGGACGACTCGGTCTACCTCTGCTCGCCGGAGGTCGCCACCGCCTCCGCGATCGCCGGCGAAATCGTCGATCCGCGCGACCTCGCGGACGACCTCGGCGACCTCGAGGATCCCGGCTTCGAGATGGCCGACACCTACGACGGCTCGACCGCCGACCTCATCGCACCGGACGAGGCCGTCGACGACGGGCTCGTGAAGGGGCCGAACATCGGCGACGTCCCGCTGAAGGACCCGCTCGACGCCCACCTCGAAGGATCGGCGCTGCTCAAGATGGACGACAACATCACGACCGACCACATCATCCCGGCGACCCAGGACATCCTGATGTACCGGTCGAACATTCCCAAGCTCTCGGAGTTCACGCTCTCGCGGGTCGACGACGACTTCGCCCAGCGCGCGCTCGACGCCGACGGCGGGTTCCTCGTCGCGGGCGAGAACTACGGCCAGGGGAGTTCGCGCGAGCACGCGGCGCTCTGTCCGATGTATCTCGGCGTCGAGGGCGTCCTCGCCCAGAGCTTCGCCCGGATCCACAAGGCGAACCTGTTCAACTTCGGACTCCTGCCCCTCACGATCGACGAGGACACCTACGAGCAGATCGACGAGGGCGACGACATCGAGATCGTCGACGACGTCGAGGAGGCCGTCCGGAGCGGTCAGGACGAGTTCACGATCCGCGTGAACGACGACTGGGAGGCGATCGGCCAGCTCGACGCCTCCGCCCGTGAGCGTGAGATCCTCGCCGACGGCGGCAAGCTCCCGCACACGAAGGCCCAGCAGGACGATAGCTCGGGTGCGGCTCCCGCGGACGACTAACGACTTTTTTACTTCGTCGGGTGGCCTCCCTGCGGTCGGCCACCTCTCCTCGCAAAAACCTCGACTAAAAACACCCGCTCACTCGCGCCTTCGGCGCTCGTTCACGGTACAACTGCTGGCGCTCTCCGCAGCCGCACAGCACCGCCGAAGCCCTCGCTGCTCCCTCCGGTCGCACCTCGCCCTTCATCCGCCAGGAGAGCAAGCTCTCCTGAGCCACTGCGGTCGCGGAGCGACCGCAGGACGCCAGGCCAGCACCGCCTGGCGACCGCAACCGGCCCGACGGCACCGCCGCCGCTACTCGTCGGCCCGGTCGCTGTAGGCGGCGTACCGGAGGAGATTCAGACTCCATTCCTCGGGGAGTTCGGCGACGAGTTCGTTGACGCCGGTCTGCTCGTACTCCTCGTCGAGTACGGCGGCGACGTGATCGGCCGCCTTCCCGTAGGCGACGCTTTTCCCCTCGGCCTCGCCCGTCTCGCGGTCGGTCAGTTCGTCCTGGTTCTCGATGGCGTCGAGCTTCTGCACCCCGCTGAGAACGCGCAGCCGCAGCCGGATGTTCTCCAGATCCTCGCGGTCTGCCTCGTCGAGCATGTGGCGGGGTTGTGCGCTCCGAGGGATAAACGAACCGTCGTGGTCGGCAGCGCCGGTCAGGCGACGTACGTATCGCGGATCGTCCCCGCGAGCAGCCCGTCGCGATCGAGCGCGAGCGCGACCAGCACGAACGGGTGCTCCGCCGGCCGGATGACGAACACTCCGTAGGGTGGCTCCGCACCCTCTCCCAGTCGGTCGATCAACGGCTCCAGAGGGGTAACTCCATCACGAAACTCGCCATAGAGATCGCGCTGGCCCGCCTGCTCCGCGAAGGTGTAAACCACCCCATTGGTCTCGCCGTCGGTGTCCTGGGTCACCCGCGAGTTCATCGCCGCTCCCTCGCGTCGCGCCTCGTTCCACGTCTCGCGCGCGACCTCGAAGACGTCGGTCGCGCCGTCGACGAACTCGACCGTGGTCCGGCTGTCGATCGAAAGCTCCGCGAACCGCGGCGCGTCGTCGTCCCACGACAGCGTCGCGTCGATCCGGTTGCCCGCCGCTACTTCCGCCACCCGATCGGCGAGCTCTCCCTCGTAGCCTGCGGTCGTGACGTAAGTCGGGTCCTGGCTCTCGACGTCGAGCAGGAGGAGTTCGTCGGGCCTGCGCGTACTCGAAAGCACGCGGTAGGTCCCGGACGTCGTCGGTTGCATACCCGCCTTCGCCCCGCCGCGGATAAATCCCTGTCCACCTGAACGGCTTTGGGGCTGCCGCCCGTAGCAAGTGCATGCGCATCGTCACGCTGCTGCCCTCGGCGACCGAGATCGTCTACGCGCTGGGGCTCGAACCCGTCGGGACCTCCCACGAGTGTGACTACCCGCCCGAAGCGGCCGAAAAGCCCGCGGTCAACCGCTCACGAGTCGACGTCGAGGCGTCGAGCGCCGAGATCGACAGCCAGGTTCTCGAAGCCGAGGACGGTGACGGGGTGTACGACATCGATCTCGACACGCTCGACCGGCTCGATCCCGATCTCGTGGTCTCACAGGGGATCTGTGACGTCTGCGCGGTGGACTCGGTGCTGGTCCGGGAGGCGGTCGACGAACTCGACCTCGACTGCGAAGTACTGACGACCGATCCCCACAGTCTGGGCGACGTCTTTGCGGACATCCAGCGGATCGGCGACGTCACGGGTACTCAGAAACGGGCCGACGAACTCGTCACCGACCTCGAAGCGCGCGTCGATGCCGTCGCGGCCACCGCCGAGGAGGCCGACGAACGCCCGCGCGTGGCAGTCCTCGACTGGACCGATCCCGTGATGACCGCCGGCCACTGGGTGCCTGAAATGGTTGACCTCGCCGGTGGATCGTTCGGTCTCGCGGAACCGGGCGACGCCTCCCGACCCCGCGAGTGGGACGCGATCCGCGAGGACGACCCCGAGGTGCTCGTGGTCGCGCCCTGCGGGTTCGACCTCGATCAGACCGCCGAAAACCTCGCGGACCTGACCGAGCGCGAGGGTTGGGACGATCTCACCGCGGTGCGCGAGGGCCGTGCCTACGCACTCGACGGCCACCAGTTCATGAACCGGCCCGGGCCCCGGCTCGTCGACTCGCTCGAACACCTCGCGGCGCTCGTTCATCCCGAACTGTTCGACGCACCACCGGACGAGGCCGCCCGCCCGCTCCGGACGCTCCGCAGCGAACCCACGGCCGAACCCTGACGTCGGGCCACCGAGTCCGACTCAGGTCGACGCGATCGCACAGGAGTCGGTGTACTCGACTTCACCGACCGACTCGATCCCTCCCTCGCCACACACCGGACAGTCGGGGTTCGGTGCGATCGGCACTTCCTCGAAGTTCATGTCCATCGCGTCGTAGACCAGCAGCCGGCCGTCGAGGGTTTCTCCCACCCCGATCAGGTGCTTCGCGGTCTCGGTCGCCTGGATCGAGCCCACCACCCCGGGAAGCGCGCCGAGCACGCCGACAGTCGCACAGTCCGGGACCGTGCCCTCGGGCGGTGCTTCGGGGAACAGACACCGATAGCACGGCGATCCCTCGGTGAAGGTCGTGACTTGCCCCTCGAAGCGATAGATCGCGCCGTGAGAGAAGGGAACGCCGGCGAGCGTACAGGCGTCGTTCACGAGATACCTGGTCCGAAAGTTGTCCGATCCGTCGACCACGAAGTCGTAGTCGGCGACGAGCTCGGTGATATTGCCGGAGCTGACGCGCAGGTCGTGAGTCACGACATCGACGTCGGGGTTCAGCCGGGTGACGAAGTCGGCGGCGCTGTCGACTTTCTTCCGGCCGACGTCGCTGTCGGCGTGGACGATCTGGCGCTGGAGGTTCGATCGCTCCACGGTATCGTCGTCGGCGATCCCGAGTTCGCCGACGCCCGCAGCGGCGAGATACTGGATCGCGGGCGAGCCGAGCCCGCCCGCACCGACCACGAGCACGCGCGCATCGAGTAGTTCGGCCTGGCCTGTCGGACCGATCTCGTCCATGATGACGTGTCTGGAGTACCGATCGAGCTGGGTCGGATCGAGACCGGGACCGCTCATGGAGGGTGGTTGGTGGCGAGCGGAATAAGCCCGCGGGTGGGCCGGTTCCAAAACGAGTGAGATCCGCGAGGGAGGACGTGGCTATCGGTTCGGCGGCCCGATCTCTACTTTTATGTGGGACGACTCTGTACGGTGGCTCGTATGCGAACGCGCACACTCACCGTTGCCCTCCTCTCGGCGTTGCTGATCGCGAGCGCCGGGACGGCGGGTGCGCTCACGATCGGCCCCCTTCAGCCCCAGGAATCGCCGACGAACACGACGACCAGTAGCGGCTCGCCGGTCCAGGGCGGTCCGAGCGTCACGTTCGACGACCAGGCCTCGAGCGGCCAGACGGTCCTCGTCGCGTCGGCGACCGTGCCCGAGCAGAGCTTCGTCGCCGTCTACGACAGCAGCCGGTCGGGCAACGAAACCGACCAGATCATCGGCGCGTCGTACCTGCTCCAACCGGGCACGTCGGACAACATCCGGATCCAGCTCGACGAGCCGCTCACCGAATCGAAGTCGCTGACCGCGGTCGTCCACACCGACAGCAACGGCAACGGCGAGTTCGACTACGTCTCCTCGGACGGCGGGGAGGACGCGCCGCTCACCCCCGAGGGCGACCGTCGGATCGTCGACATCGCCCAGATCTCCGTCGAGAACGCCGGCGGCGCGAACGAGTCGACCGCGACGGACACGACCGTGGCGACCACCGACGGAGCGACGAACGCCACGACCGCCGGCGAGATGACGACCGGTGAAACGACCGCTGACGAGACGACCGCCGCGGAACCGACGGCCGAAGCGACGGCCGCTGAAGAGACGACTGCCGAGGAGACAGCCGCCGACGAAACGTCCGCTGCGACCGAGGCGACGAGCGCCGGCGAAACGAACGGCTCCGGCGACTCGGGCAACAGCGGTGCGTTCGGTCCCGGCTTCGGTCCCGTCGTCGCGGTCGTGGCGCTGCTCGCGGCCGCGCTGCTCGTCGCCAGGCGGCGCGAATAGCTCCACGAATCGATCCCGTCTCTTTCGTTACGATCCGAACGAGCGCTGTCCGTGAACTCGAAACTGTTCGCCGAGCGCTTGTCGCAGAACTGATGGGCCCTGTCGGATTCGAACCACGGTCGTTTCGTTCACTCCGCTCACTCCACTCCCTGCTTCGAATCCTCGGGTGACGTCTCACACGCGCCGCTGTCGCGGCGCGGTTCGACTGGGCCCTGTCGGATTCGAACCAACGACCACTCGGTGTCCCATGCTATCCGACGAGTCGCATCGGAGCGGAGCTGTGTCCGATCCGATTTCGGATACCAGTATGAGCCGAGCGCTCTTACCACTGAGCTAAGGGCCCGTGTGAGCCGAACGTTTCGCCTTCCGACTCTTGAACGTATCGGGTTCGATGATTCGGCTTCGCCTTCCGAAAGGACGCCGGCATCAGAAACCAGAGACTTCTGATTGGCCGTGAAACCCGCAGGATTTCACGCCGTCGTCAGATTCCGGCGGGATCTGACGGGCCGTGAATTTTCGAAGAAAATTCACGCCGTCGTGAAAACTCGATGAGTTTTCACGGGCCGTCAGACCGAAGGTCTGACGCCGCCGCCAGGGCTCGAACCTGGGACAACCTGGGTAACAACCAGGTGCTCTACCAACTGAGCTACGGCGGCTCTGCTCAATCCTAACGCGAGTTCGTTCATAGCCGTTTCGCTTTCGACCGACACGTTTTCGCCCGGCGGCGGGATAGCCTCGGTATGACCGACGACGCCCTCGATACGGTTCTCGCACGGGTCAGAGAGCGCGTCACTCCCGACGCCGAGAAACGCGCCCGTCTCGACGAGGCCGTCGCTCGGCTCACCGACGCCACCGAGCGCGCGGTCGCGGACCGCCCAGTCGACGCCGACGTGGTCCACGTCGGCTCCACCGCTCGCGGCACGTGGCTGCCCGGCGACCGCGACATCGACCTGTTCGTCCGGTTCCCGTCCGAGCTTCCCCGAGAGGACCTCGAACGCCACGGCCTCGCGGTCGGGCACGAAGTACTCCCCGACGGCCGCGAGGAGTACGCCGAACATCCCTACGTCACCGGCCATTTCGACGGGTTCGCGGTCGATCTCGTCCCCTGCTTTCGGGTCGAGCGCGCGGCAGACGTCCGGTCGGCGGTCGATCGCACGCCCTTCCACACCAAGTATCTCGATTCCCGACTCGGTTCGGCGCTCGCCGCCGACGTCAGACTCGCGAAGGCGTTCCTCGCGGCGATCGGCGTCTACGGCAGCGACCTCCGCACCCGCGGGTTCTCGGGCTACCTCGTTGAACTCCTCACGCTCGAACACGGCGGGTTCCGCTCGCTGATCGAGACGGCCGCCGACTGGCACCCGCCGGTGCGGTTCGATCCGGAAGGGCACGGCGACGCTGGCGGTGAGAGCTTCGACGACCCGCTCGTGGTGGTCGATCCCACCGATCCGGGACGCAACGTCGCGGCGGTGCTCTCGACAACCAATCTCGCGAGGTTCCAGCACTACGCCCGTGATCTCCTCGCCGATCCGCGCGAGTCGGCGTTCGTTCCCGATTCGCCCGCAGCGATCGCCGCCAACGAGATGCGGACCGAGATCGACCGCCGCAGCACGGTCCCGGTCGCCGTGCGGTTCGACGCGCCGGATCTCGTCGCCGACCAGCTCTACCCCCAGCTCGAACGCTCCCGACGGGGAGTGGTCGACGCCCTCGACCGTCGCGGGTTCGACCCCCTCCGCTCGGCCGCGTTCGCCGACGATTCTGCTGTGTTGTTCGTCGAACTCGGGGTCGCCGAACGACCGGCGATCGAGCGCCACGAGGGGCCCCCGGTGAGCGCGCGCGAGCACGCGACCGCTTTCCACGAAAAGTACGCCGATACGGACTGCTACGGCCCATTCATCGAGGAGGGACGGTACGTCGTCGAGCGCGAACGAACGTTCCCCAGCCCCCGCGCGTTCCTCGAAAGCGACGCGCTGTTCGACGTGGCGCTCGGCGCGGACGTCGAACGCGCGCTCGCGGCCGACTACACGGTGCTCGTGGGCGACGAGACGGCCGCCCTCGCCGACGAGTTCGGGGCCGAGCTGTCGCGGTACTTCGCGCCGAAGCCCTGAAAGCGCCGCTGCGTGACGATTCGTCGACAGAATACTTCATCGCAACGGTTCTCCCGGCCCGAAGCGTCAACAACACTCCTCGGTGGCTGCTGCCGTTCGCTCGGCATCCACGGTGGCCACCTCACAGTCCTCCGCACAGCCACACTCGACGAGATCGACTTCCGCCTCTAGCTCCCGAAGCACCCCGACGAACTGCCTTCCGGCGGGGGTGAGTTCGTACCGCGTCGACGGCGGCGACGTCGCCTCGACGCGACGCTCGACGAGACCGTGACAGCGGAGTTCCGTCAGACGTTCCGAGAGCGTCTTCGCCGTCGGCCCGTCGAGTTCACGGCGCATCTCGTTGAATCCTCGTGGCCCTTCGAAGAGCAGACGGAGGACGTGCATGGCCCACTTCCCACGCAGCGCCCGGTGGAGACCGTGCCACACGGCCTGCCATTCCGCCGATTCCTCGACAGCGTGCTCCGGTGGTTGGGTGGCAGCACGCTCCGACGATTTCCCGTTCATGCGCCTCCTCGGTGCTGCCGACACCTGAACCCCCGCATCCGGTTTCCGTTCGGAAA
Encoded here:
- a CDS encoding cobalamin-binding protein, giving the protein MRIVTLLPSATEIVYALGLEPVGTSHECDYPPEAAEKPAVNRSRVDVEASSAEIDSQVLEAEDGDGVYDIDLDTLDRLDPDLVVSQGICDVCAVDSVLVREAVDELDLDCEVLTTDPHSLGDVFADIQRIGDVTGTQKRADELVTDLEARVDAVAATAEEADERPRVAVLDWTDPVMTAGHWVPEMVDLAGGSFGLAEPGDASRPREWDAIREDDPEVLVVAPCGFDLDQTAENLADLTEREGWDDLTAVREGRAYALDGHQFMNRPGPRLVDSLEHLAALVHPELFDAPPDEAARPLRTLRSEPTAEP
- a CDS encoding aconitate hydratase produces the protein MGQTLTEKILDDHLVEGELETGEEIGIDIDQVLTQDTTGTLVWLQFEALGLDEVQTELAAQYCDHQTYQFDFKNSDDHRFLRSAAGTFGAHFSRPGNGICHQVHKERFAAPGKTMLGSDSHTPTPGGMGELAIGSGGLDVAVAMGGGQYYIEMPEVVNVRLEGDLPDWATAKDVILHLLGELSVKGGVGKVLEYTGPGVENLSVPERTTITNMGTELGATTSIFPTDDHTQEFLDRLGRGDEHVEIGPDEDAEYDDVIEVDLGDLEPLIATPSMPDNVVPVREVAGEDVEQVIIGSCTNGAYEDILPGAKMLEGREVDKRTEMIVAPGSKQASELLAREGWTAEMMAAGVNFSEATCGACIGIGHVPASDSVSLRTFNRNFEGRSGIEDDSVYLCSPEVATASAIAGEIVDPRDLADDLGDLEDPGFEMADTYDGSTADLIAPDEAVDDGLVKGPNIGDVPLKDPLDAHLEGSALLKMDDNITTDHIIPATQDILMYRSNIPKLSEFTLSRVDDDFAQRALDADGGFLVAGENYGQGSSREHAALCPMYLGVEGVLAQSFARIHKANLFNFGLLPLTIDEDTYEQIDEGDDIEIVDDVEEAVRSGQDEFTIRVNDDWEAIGQLDASAREREILADGGKLPHTKAQQDDSSGAAPADD
- a CDS encoding winged helix-turn-helix transcriptional regulator — its product is MNGKSSERAATQPPEHAVEESAEWQAVWHGLHRALRGKWAMHVLRLLFEGPRGFNEMRRELDGPTAKTLSERLTELRCHGLVERRVEATSPPSTRYELTPAGRQFVGVLRELEAEVDLVECGCAEDCEVATVDAERTAAATEECC
- a CDS encoding DUF6663 family protein, which produces MQPTTSGTYRVLSSTRRPDELLLLDVESQDPTYVTTAGYEGELADRVAEVAAGNRIDATLSWDDDAPRFAELSIDSRTTVEFVDGATDVFEVARETWNEARREGAAMNSRVTQDTDGETNGVVYTFAEQAGQRDLYGEFRDGVTPLEPLIDRLGEGAEPPYGVFVIRPAEHPFVLVALALDRDGLLAGTIRDTYVA
- the ubaA gene encoding SAMP-activating enzyme E1; translation: MSGPGLDPTQLDRYSRHVIMDEIGPTGQAELLDARVLVVGAGGLGSPAIQYLAAAGVGELGIADDDTVERSNLQRQIVHADSDVGRKKVDSAADFVTRLNPDVDVVTHDLRVSSGNITELVADYDFVVDGSDNFRTRYLVNDACTLAGVPFSHGAIYRFEGQVTTFTEGSPCYRCLFPEAPPEGTVPDCATVGVLGALPGVVGSIQATETAKHLIGVGETLDGRLLVYDAMDMNFEEVPIAPNPDCPVCGEGGIESVGEVEYTDSCAIAST
- a CDS encoding DUF7282 domain-containing protein encodes the protein MRTRTLTVALLSALLIASAGTAGALTIGPLQPQESPTNTTTSSGSPVQGGPSVTFDDQASSGQTVLVASATVPEQSFVAVYDSSRSGNETDQIIGASYLLQPGTSDNIRIQLDEPLTESKSLTAVVHTDSNGNGEFDYVSSDGGEDAPLTPEGDRRIVDIAQISVENAGGANESTATDTTVATTDGATNATTAGEMTTGETTADETTAAEPTAEATAAEETTAEETAADETSAATEATSAGETNGSGDSGNSGAFGPGFGPVVAVVALLAAALLVARRRE
- the cca gene encoding CCA tRNA nucleotidyltransferase — protein: MTDDALDTVLARVRERVTPDAEKRARLDEAVARLTDATERAVADRPVDADVVHVGSTARGTWLPGDRDIDLFVRFPSELPREDLERHGLAVGHEVLPDGREEYAEHPYVTGHFDGFAVDLVPCFRVERAADVRSAVDRTPFHTKYLDSRLGSALAADVRLAKAFLAAIGVYGSDLRTRGFSGYLVELLTLEHGGFRSLIETAADWHPPVRFDPEGHGDAGGESFDDPLVVVDPTDPGRNVAAVLSTTNLARFQHYARDLLADPRESAFVPDSPAAIAANEMRTEIDRRSTVPVAVRFDAPDLVADQLYPQLERSRRGVVDALDRRGFDPLRSAAFADDSAVLFVELGVAERPAIERHEGPPVSAREHATAFHEKYADTDCYGPFIEEGRYVVERERTFPSPRAFLESDALFDVALGADVERALAADYTVLVGDETAALADEFGAELSRYFAPKP